In the Ricinus communis isolate WT05 ecotype wild-type chromosome 3, ASM1957865v1, whole genome shotgun sequence genome, CATAGGGTAGGTTTAATCTTAAATTACTAGAAAGTATTAAAGGACATCCAAAGTCCAGGAACCGAAGGCACAGGTGTAGCTAGATTGTATAGCATCATGAGCAATCAGCCTTAATTTTTGAGCAGAGTGACTGCTCATGATGTTATATCGTTTGGATTAAGCTCTTCTGTGCTGTGAATTTATTCCGTCTATCGAAACCCTCCTCCAAGAGCAGGAGCCCAGTAGTCTGCTCCATTATCACTTCCAACTTGCAGAGTGCATGAGACAGGAACCAGACACAACCCTCTACTCCTTAAATCCTTCTTGGGTTCTTCATTACAGTCCTATAAAATATTCAGGAAATAATGAGTAAGGAATTAAGCTTAACATGTGAAAGTAAATAATGGAATAATTATGAAAGAAGAAACTTTATGGAAAGAAGAGgatgatgaagatgaagagaagaaagaaatggtTTTTATCAGACAAGAAGTACCTGCTGATCAGAAGCTCCTTTCCTCTTTATGCAGTTATCATTCAACAACTagtcaaagaaataaaaattgtatataaAGTTAGCATGCATTACTTCTTTCAacaatttgaaattcaaacTATGACAGACTTAGCTTTAATCATCCAACAAAAGCTGAAAACATTATGCTTTTTCAAAATTAGCACATTCCTTTTAGgtttaaaaaatcaaagtaAACTCTCATGTAAAGAGTATATGTATCTATACAATAGctttttgttttcaaattcaaGTTCCTCACTAAAACCCCTTTAAAGAGGTAATGGATCCAATAAAGCATACCTGACCAGGGTCCTCAGGAAAAATACAATTCCTTTCTCCCTGAACCTACAAGAAAAATTACAatcattaatcaattaatacCCACATAATTCACTATTATTCTCATGCACATGCAAACACATATACACATGCACATATTTAGAGATAGGGAGAAagatattagtttttttttctgtcTTGAGAAtcgagtatatatatatatatatatatatatatgagagagagagagagagagagagagagagagagaagtgCTCACAGATTGTTGTTGTAGCCTCATATTTGAGGATCCACTGCCCAAGTACGGTAAGCTGAGAGCCTAAAATCAAGGGGGATAAGGAGATAAGggaataaaaattttaggaTTTCAATAACTAAGAGAATGTTAATGGAACACTGTGAATTGAAAACTTTTAACAGTGAGCCATCACTAGTACATGGTTGTTTGcgaaaataaaggaaagaaagaaacatcaCCTCAATTTGGTTCTGAAGGAATCTGATGTACCCTATAGCTTCTAACAAGACAGAGGCTGTGTCAGTCTGCAAAGGAGAAAAATACCACACCACAAACATCCAAAGTCATATTTTCTTGTCTTCTTTATAGCTTTAGGAGAAAAAACCCTAGTTCCAAAAATAACAGTAAGCTTTAAATTTGtgcaaaggaaaaaaagaaagaagaaaagagaaaaataaaagagaagtAAGCTCTTAATTTTGTGgaaaatcttctttttctataagTATCCTCCTAAAGAGTTATAGTTGTTTTATTCCATTTCTTACATCCGCAAGATCTAGGTTTTCAGGCTTTTCATTACTAATTATTTGTTGTTAATAAAGATTCTAATTACCTTGCCAAACGGAGAAACTAACTGGTGAAGGGCAGTAATTCTGTCACCTAATTTCTCCTTCCTCACCTGgtcaaaaccaaaaaagaaaaagaaaatgttaacTTATTAGCAtcaagatatttttttaaatttgtggaCCAAAAATGAAAGTATAAAACTAAGAATCGGTATGCTTCGAGAAATGGACAATCAAGAAAGACAAGAGTCACCACCCCAAGAATGTTTGCGAGTGTTTGTGCATGTTGTCTGTGGGGGGATGTATGTGCGAAAGAGAGGTTACCTTAAAGGTAGATTGGGTTGAAGAAGGTTGAACCCTAGCTTTCTTAACTGCCCCACCTGTTGCAGTGCTGTTACACtataataaaaggaagaaaaggaaataattaagaattctGAATGGAcagttttgataaatttacatgATCATAGTTAATCCATTCTTGGCCCATTGCCAAAAACATTAAACTAAACTGAGAATGTTCAATTTATGGAAGTTTTAGATGACTCTTTAATTTCACTTTTCAATATCAGTATCTTTCTTTGTTGAATGTTTTTCAAATCTTTGTCGCTTTATAGGCATTTATATTGGCCATAAAAAAGTTTCCGGGCTATGtaaatgatatattaattgaaaaagaacaaaatgaatatatataatttgcgaaagttatttatatgaataatattCATCTACTTTCTTTTCTCGCTATTATCTTACCTCAGAGGATCGATCTGGTGGAGGATGCCTGCAATCTCCTTTGTTAGTAGAAAAATCAAGCATGTTACTGCTGAAACTTGTAGTAACACATGATTTAGGGGAAGAAACTGGAGGAGGAATCATTTGAGACCAACTAGGTTTTGCTGTCTGAAAATCTTCACTATTTGCATGTCCATAGACATAGCTAGTTGCAGAATTTTCTTGCTTCACATCCACAACAGGAGAAACTATACTTGAAGCCTGATGATGTAACATTTGCTCCTCCCAATTCTCAAACTTCTTAGTTTGAAAATGACTCGTCATGTTTCCCTTATCTTCATCCACCAATCCACCCcttaagaaaagaattagaCATGATAAAGTTATTTAAACTTCATTACAACCTGCATTAATATCTCAAGGAACGGAAAGCTTTAAAGATCTAAACAAAAACTGTAGCAAACGTGGTTACAGCGTAATCATCAcatgaacaaaagaaaaccaagaaaccattaaagagaaaagagagagagataaaaagaattacaagAGGAGTTGGCTCCACGAGTCTGGAAGTTGTTCTTGATTATTATCATGCCAAGAAGGAATAGTAAGTGAAGAAGAAGACGATGAAGAAGAATtattagaagaagaagaaggaatgAACTGAGGGAAAAGATTAGGAGGAGGAACAAAAGGAGAGGTTTGTTGATGAGTTGGTGGCCTCATGTTATTGATATTCCACCAAATAGGGTTTCCGGCTATTAT is a window encoding:
- the LOC8268334 gene encoding transcription factor bHLH68, whose protein sequence is MNRGVLQTSPAVEQIIAGNPIWWNINNMRPPTHQQTSPFVPPPNLFPQFIPSSSSNNSSSSSSSSLTIPSWHDNNQEQLPDSWSQLLLGGLVDEDKGNMTSHFQTKKFENWEEQMLHHQASSIVSPVVDVKQENSATSYVYGHANSEDFQTAKPSWSQMIPPPVSSPKSCVTTSFSSNMLDFSTNKGDCRHPPPDRSSECNSTATGGAVKKARVQPSSTQSTFKVRKEKLGDRITALHQLVSPFGKTDTASVLLEAIGYIRFLQNQIEALSLPYLGSGSSNMRLQQQSVQGERNCIFPEDPGQLLNDNCIKRKGASDQQDCNEEPKKDLRSRGLCLVPVSCTLQVGSDNGADYWAPALGGGFR